The genomic region GTGCCCCACGTATTCAGGAGTGCTTCACCGTTCATGCTGCGTCATGATTGGATTGTTGAGGAAAAGCCCCGTACCAATGTTAGATATGCTGGAGTGATTGACAGGGTACTCTTGCAtgcttaatttttatttgaagtttgtaggcttcttttctttttactccttGACCTTGTGTGCACCCAACTTTGCGAATTGCAACCAAAATAAGATATACAGGTACTCCCAAATGATCCCATTCTTGATGGTTTTGTTTCAGTGTGCATTCAGTTCTTGCTTTTTGACAATCAGaagtcttttcttttccttttaatttgaCGGCTTCATATAATGAACTTGTATACACTAGCAAAGAGCCGAAGAAATACACTCATCATTCTACCTTTAACTGAGTTGAGAAAAGAACAACTGATACCAGGCTTACTTGTCTAGAAGTACTTTCATggaatttccttttgaaacTCAGAATATTAGAAATGGTAATTTGTCTGCAGTATTACATTGAGCCTGGGACTGGACAGCGATTTCGTTCCATGATATCTGTTGAGAGATACCTTTCAGAGATGGAAGCAAGTGGAGCTGCATCCGAGGTACTTAAAGGCAGGCGTGCCATTTGTAGTGTTAAACTATTAAGTTTTGTTACAGTTGAATTCAGTGTTATAATTTATGTTACTGCCCTTACAGATTTCTGGTCATAGGAAATACATTTCTGATGGGGACGTTTCCctacaaaattgttttgaaataccCAGAAGATGCCAAAAGAATAACTACACCTGGGGTATTGCAAAAACGTATTACAATGAGTTAGAGAAGTGACCTGAAGATTAAGAATCTCAAGAGAATTGTTGACAGTCTCCAGTCGTGCATGTTTCTGTTTTCAGCCATCAAGGCCACCTGGTTCTCGGAAGAAATTAAAATCTGCTGTGGAGGTTGATCCAATGCTTGATTTTACCAGCCCTACAGCAAAAGTAAAGTGGGTTCTTGGTGGATCTGGTGGAAGTCCATGGAACCCATTTATGGGTGAATCAGTGGTTCCAGAATTTGTACAGCAAACATGGTCCGACACATTTATATTATTCATGAAGGACAAGTTTTGTCGTGTGTAGCTTTGCAGGTATTTTTGCTCTACTCTTAGCAAAACCCAATTTATATTCTGTAACGTGCCTTCGATAATTTTTCCTCGCTAATTGCAGTAACTGTCTCTTAAATTTGactgaaaaaataaatgacCATCATGATGGTTAGCTTCCAGTTGCTTTTAACAGGGCCGGCCCTTGGGTGAAGCCACCAAGCAAGGGCTTTAGGCCCTCAATTTGGAGAGAgtctataattttataatataatttattatattaaaaaatataaaaataattaataattaataaaattatttattttttactttttaattatgtgtttaataaattttaattttttttattttttaatttttaaaatattatattacttTCAATCAACTAACagtcatatatatttaattatcttcaataactatttttttcttacttattttttttattttcaatttaacatatttaatgatttctaacaactattttttttatatataaaatcaattatttctttttcaatgtataatatCTACTTTTTGAATTCTACTTTTctcatttgttttttcttccttcttcttttaacttcaattttcctCCAAATAATACACAATAAATTTGTtatgttattattttcataaaatcgtGAGCCTCATTTGTGTTTTGTAATAAGCATTCAACAATTAAGTactattgttttaaaatttacagacttttttactttaatttagaatttatattatattattatattatctttatttcatgtgataattatttatttgaatcaaaaattttaattgttgattTTGTATTAGCCattctaaaaatataaaaattttacatctaaaaaaataaaattttaataaaaaaaaattttattgaatatttcgtTTTAAACCTTTGAACTTACTGAGTCACCTCGGCTTTTAAGATGCTAAGAGTTTGGCAAGTGATGGTTCTATCTGATTTCTAAACTTCTTGTTACCAGATGCAGGAATTATAAGTTGGTTGGCCTTTCATTGAATCATAGTCAAACAATTTCACTATCACGATTGACTgaatgctcattgagctcttGCTGTTCCTCGGTTCTGCAGGTGGTAACAAATGATAGTGGAGAAATCCTAGTTACAGAATGTAGAGCGGAATGTTGGCATGAGCTTCTGGTGATGCTAGGTCTACCTTGGGAGTTTTGAATTGTGTTGTAGACTTCTAATCTCTACATTTTAGTGCAGAAATATCTGAGCTGTGCTTATGTCGTTACTGTGAAAACCAGTTGTTTCTATTGGCATTGGACGTGACAGATTGCCTCCTGTGAATTTGTCCAACTGTACAGGGTAGACCTCGATTCTACTCCCAAGTGATTTGATGGTTCAAATTGCAAGTACTGGACCTTGTTCATCAACCCCATCTTAGCTCAGTTGGTAGGGCGGAGGAGTGTAGTGGGATCCAAGTCAACACATACTTAGGTAGCTGGTTAGAATCAGGCAGGTCGGATAATTGTATACTTTCCATTTTGCTCAAAGCTGGGCCTAACAAGTCCCAGATGAGCATCCCGCTATTGAAAATTTGATTGTTCAGTCATGCAATAGAGTCAAGGCCATCACCTTCACTCATTTTGTAATTGATTTGCTTTTGTCCCGGAAGAACCCTCTTCCTGCTGGCACGGCAGCAGCATTCTGAACTTTACACTtaacatcaaaatataagGAGAGAAACAGGACACAAGCTACCAATCACCTCTGGACATTGTATGAATTATAGGAAACATCTAAATGTCTCGCATGCTGTCTCGCCATCACTTTATAATATGAGGAGCCTTGTATAAAAACGCAATGCTTATCTTAACTCTTACaattgtaaattaaataagaGAAAACCAACCTCAATTAATCGATTTGTCTGCGAAAGATCCTATTTAAACCTTTTGCATATAAAGAAACTACCAGTCAGGCATCAGAAATGGAAAACAATTAAGGTGGCAATTTCCCTGAGAAGTAGAGAGAAAGTTTATCTCTCAGGTGTACACCCTTGATGTCAACAGAGCCACAATTCCGTTGGTGGTACCCTGAATCATGGTCATGAGACAAAGGCATTTCATCCTGGACATCATCTTCCAAGTCAATAACAATGTTATGAAGCAAGCAGCAAACCAGGATGATCCTTGGCAACTTGTGTTTGTCAGGTCTCCACATCACCCCTTGGATGATCTTCCACATTTCCTTGAGCCTTGCCAATGCCCTGTGTGCCACCAGCCGAGTTGCAGAATGCCTTTTATTGAACTCAGCTCTTAATTCTGGTAGTTCTTTCCCCTCGTAAGGTATAACAAGATAGGGTAACAAAGGATAGCCTGAATCCCCAATTATGTATTCCCTTATTTCTGATCCTTCAGAGATCTCAAGTTTTTTGCCATTCAATCTCTCTCCTTTTTCACACAGTTTATAGAAATTTGAACTCTGAAACACCAACCAGTCTTCAATTCTACCTGGCCACCCAGTGACTATGTCCCTGAACCTCATTTCAGGGTCCACAATTGCCTGCAAGACCATGCTGTGATTCTTCTCATGATCAAGCCACACTTTACTTGCGGGGTCTGACGAAGGCAAACTCATCATAATATGAGTAGTGTCAATCACACCACAGCAATTAGGAAGACTTTGaatcttttcaaatttggaCTTTATTTCTGTCATTTCTGCTTCAGTGGAAGGCCATTGAAGGTGGTGAAGACCCCTTTCTTCCATAGACTCCACAAAGCGCCAGGTCAATTGGGAGACAGTTGAGTGGTGCAGCCCAAACGAATCACCAACTGTCACTAGTGACTCACCAGAGCTCAACCTTCTCAAAGCTACAGCTACTTGATCTTCCAAAGACACAGGTTTACCAtttgaaaatgtaaaatttccTGGCTTAGCCATCATATCTTCTTTCACAAGTGAACATATGTAGTTGAAGGTTCTTCTGGAAATATTGAAAACAGATTTGAACTTATCAAGACCTTTAGATGGGGATTGAAGACCTACAGAGAGAAAGAGCCAATAAGAAGAAAGCATTATTTACACATAAGCAACATATAGGGTTGGTACAGGTGCTCTATTGGATTTCACAAGTAGTAACTCTGACAAACATTATTTCAAGTATCAGGATTAGCTTATCGATGAAAAAATACAACTTTTGTGGTCGTTTCGATTGGACAAAATATAATCATAGGAAATAAAACAATTGAGTAGACAGTAGACTTGGGCATAGTAACTCTCTTTATGGTTTTTCCAGTGAAAATTAATGTCAGAACTATACACATGCATGAATAATTGTATTATATAGGAGAAAACATGCTCATTTTGGAGcattaaatatgaaaacattGCATGTAAAGTTGAAACGTAACAGCGTCTGTTGAATCTGATTTGTGTCAATTACTGGTTAGGGCCAGTAAAAATCAAGAGGTGACAAAAAACCAGCCACATATGCATGGTTTTCAGCTGCTAATACTGATACCCAGAAGTTTCAACCAGAAAAGATTAATACAATGTACTATTGCTTATCATCATAAAGACAATTCACATCTTGTTGAGCAAGGAAAGGAATAAGTTACTAAATTAAGAGTGGCCCTCATCATTTTACTACAATGGACCCATGAAAAGAAGGCTCATGGAAACAAGGCATTTAACATTATATAACTCCTATGCCTTGTTCCTATAATATGTTGAATTTGGTCAGAAAACTCTTTAGGTAGGTTAGGGAGTACACTAGCTTAATTTACAAATACTTTGCCAAGCAAAGGTTACTTTCTCCAGATCTGCTTCACCTTTTATcttatgttttctttcttaatcTCTCCTAGTTGACAAACCCTATAGTTTGTTGACAACACTAGTCAATAAGATCTGCAGAACTGTCAACTGTAGCCTAAAAAGAATGTAATGACAAGATCTTTCAGCACATAGCTTAAACAACAATTTTCAACCTATGAAACATCCTGGCTGAAACCTAAGATTATCACTTATCAGCCATTTAATTTGTTAACATATTCTAAGTAACTAACACTAATGTGGTCTTGGCAGTGTGTTGAGtttcaatataaaaaagacaaaaagcacaaaatataCAGCAACTAAATACAAGATAAACCAACCTATAGAAGTCAGCAGTAAGGAAACAGCCAAAGCAAACAACAGAAATGAATATAAGAAAGAAGAAGCATATAAAAGCAAGAATGCAGTAATCTATTCCTTGGTTACCAAGTAATGACCTAAACTTACTGCCTATCAGATGAAATTTTCCTACTTCCAAAACCAAAAGAATATACCATACACTCAACAGcaacattttacttttatGAAATTCAATCTAATATTATATGTCTCAACACGAGAATGTATGTCCAGATCGTCTGCTCACACCAGCAGTTTCTGCTCTTACTGCCTTCTACAGATATTTCAAGGCTTTAACACTAGCATTTTCCATCAAGAAGTGACATATTAGAAGACATAACAGAGCATTGTGGTGTTGAACTCCACGATGCagaatatgaataaaaaacaTGAAGGAAATATATTTCCTGCCCAACATGATGAATCACTAATTTGATTGACTTTATCAGTAACTTTTCATGTTCAAGAGATTAGATCCAGATTTACCTTATCCTTGGCATTTTCAATCGACATATAGTGACCGTAGAAATAAGAACTAGATAatgtgaaaaataatattttcatgaaaaggAAACACTACTTGTACCATTGATGGCATGTTTCCAGCAGAACAAAAACAATATTCTGAAAGACCTAACATACAACAGCAATAACATAAACCAACAGAGGAAAATCTTCAAGATGAAAGAATGATGCTGCCAGTAGCAAATGTAAACCTTCTGATTATagattaaaagaaaactttttttCCTAATGATCTAGTGCCAAATCCTTTCCTTGATAATGTGATTAGGCAATTCCATTCCTAAGCGGCATCTGCAGAGTTCCATTAATTTTAGCACAACGAACAGATATAAAATCGATGCTACTTATCCTTGCACAACAAGGCTTGAAAAGTCTCATAAGTTCCAGCTAAGGCAAACTAGGAGCCAAAAATAATGTGATAACTGAAAGGACGAGGAAGAAGAAtgaaaaggatttttttttcatctacATTGCCTAATACTCCCAAGTTACAGATGTATACTCAAATTATCTACAATTACTTGCATCCAAAAAAAAGGTTATCTACAATGACCAGCCCCTTTATCTCCAATTTCACTTCTCACCAGCTGAGTCCCCCTTAATTTTCTACTAAAACCTTGCTTAAAGTAAACCAGTTCACAACT from Theobroma cacao cultivar B97-61/B2 chromosome 9, Criollo_cocoa_genome_V2, whole genome shotgun sequence harbors:
- the LOC18590749 gene encoding methyl-CpG-binding domain-containing protein 7, which translates into the protein MKSKSSPSKKNPPPAGEEREAHDPSKTQLQIVDTRPTSSMIRSSVELPRGWVVEQRPRVNSAARPGRVDWYYYEAGSGRQFRSLTAAQEYLCGDMEYTRRPPRVKPGNENSKQIVPHVFRSASPFMLRHDWIVEEKPRTNVRYAGVIDRYYIEPGTGQRFRSMISVERYLSEMEASGAASEPSRPPGSRKKLKSAVEVDPMLDFTSPTAKVKWVLGGSGGSPWNPFMGESVVPEFVQQTWSDTFILFMKDKFCRV
- the LOC18590750 gene encoding putative nuclease HARBI1, producing the protein MGPVRGFKKRRKIEKKPEENASASGSSEKEGSLDCWDELSKRMNGLQSPSKGLDKFKSVFNISRRTFNYICSLVKEDMMAKPGNFTFSNGKPVSLEDQVAVALRRLSSGESLVTVGDSFGLHHSTVSQLTWRFVESMEERGLHHLQWPSTEAEMTEIKSKFEKIQSLPNCCGVIDTTHIMMSLPSSDPASKVWLDHEKNHSMVLQAIVDPEMRFRDIVTGWPGRIEDWLVFQSSNFYKLCEKGERLNGKKLEISEGSEIREYIIGDSGYPLLPYLVIPYEGKELPELRAEFNKRHSATRLVAHRALARLKEMWKIIQGVMWRPDKHKLPRIILVCCLLHNIVIDLEDDVQDEMPLSHDHDSGYHQRNCGSVDIKGVHLRDKLSLYFSGKLPP